From the Lactuca sativa cultivar Salinas chromosome 9, Lsat_Salinas_v11, whole genome shotgun sequence genome, the window ACACTATTATTTATTTGttgaaaaattaaatatcttGTAACTTTCCTTCTTATCTAACATATCTAATCTTTTATTCGTGTTAAATATGacaaatatttttaaatattattatttttattaaatataacattatatatatatatatatatatatatatatatatatatatatatatatattaaaacacaTGGAAGGTTTCAACAGCAAACTTTCCATGTTTATACTTCTAACactatattttttctttttttttaattttaccaCTAAAGTTTCaataaacttttcatttttataattttaccaTTTTATTTTTACTTCTTCATATTTTTGTCCCTAAACTTTCACTTTTACTTCtttaaaaccatttttctttattcttttataattttaccactttattttttacttttttataatttTGCCACTAATGTTTCAACAAACTTTTTCTCTTTATAGtttttatactttacttttactAATTTTGCCACTAAAGTTTCAACAAACTTTTCCTCTTTATAATTTCGACACTTTATTTTTACTTCTTTATATTTTTGCCACTAAACTTTCACCCGTCCTTTTCCTAGTTTTCATTATTTAACATGGACAAACGAATAAtaagaataaaatataaaaaattattttattattatattttttttcatttgtttagAGTATTGGACGTGCACAAATAGATGTACTACTAATTTGATGTCACGTTATGTTTACATTTAATGATGTTATATCATCAAACAAGAAAATGGTTTTCAtattataataatttttataacattaaatttaatattacaataaaaaaaaacattaattttaaAAGACAATATTTTTTCATAGTCCtaattaacccaaataacatTTAAATTAAACCTAAAACCATAACATTTTACTACTAATCCTAATTAACCCGAATACTTCTTCCTAATTTAATCATTCATCACTTGTAGCACCGCTAGACCTTGAGGCACCAAACTCTCATCGCTAGTTCGAAGAATTAATAACCGTTATGTCATTAGTTCTCTCTATTTTTGCTTCAGCTTCTCCCATGGGAACTCCAAGTGGCGACGTTTcaactcatttttttttctttttgtaataaaTTGTGCTCATTGAATTTCCCTTTAATTCCATCGCATCTTTTGCTTTCGCCTCAACCTCCTCTGCATGTCTTGCAACTCGCCTTGATTTGTCGTGTCCGGATAGTCGTCGTGGTGGGGAGATCTCCTCGATATCATCCGGGATCTCATCGGTGTCACCATTTAGGTCAATGCAAGTCTGCGGTGTGAGTCCGTGAGTCCGATACGTCAACAGAGCTCGAATTTCGAGACCTTTTGGATTGAACCTCCGACGATGTAGGGGTTTTAAGCCATTTTGGATCAAATCGCACCAACTCCCACGCTTTCTCGAACTCGAACACATGTCTCATCTCGACCCGATATTGTTCTTTTGCAGTTTTGAACAAATCAAAGTTGTTGGTTCCGCTTTGTTGTTGCGTCTTAAGCCGATTGTAAATATCATTGAATTATGTGCACCGCTTCCATTTGTTACTTAGCATGTCCGTATTGCAATACAGTTTTTTCTTCAATATAGTGTGGAATTTTTTGAACACCGTCTCACAATAAGCATATTTCTTCATCTCATTTCCGCGACATTCCCCCGTTATAACGCCGTTATGAGGCTTACACGTCGGTAATAATGCAGGTCTTTGGCCCATACGTGTACTCTTATCaagtttatgtatttatatataatacttttaccaaaattttagaATGTATTTGTAtagaaaattgaaattgaaaacgAATATATGGGAATCTCTGTTGTATCAATATCAATCTCATTTCTTTGTACCAAACATTTCACACAAACCCCAAATTTTAGATTTCCAACAATTGTTACTTGGTCATCATTATTAAAGAGTATCATatgaaatataaataagataCACTAAAGATTGAGTGAGAAAGTAAATGATTAACACACTCACACAACTATCTTCAACAAGTATGATGTGAAAGGTAATCACACAAGACTCCTCGAATTGGAGAAGCTGCCGTGAACAAGAAATTCATAGAATACAACCGGAAAACCTCACGTTCAAATGATCGGGTTTGAAATCAACATCAAAATGAAAGAACAAGGCATTTGAAGCAAATGTGATTACAAGCAAAATGCGTGGCAATATTGTAAATAAATAGAATATATAAACATGTCGAGTTTTCGAGCTAATCGAAATCGGAAACTTATCTTAATCAAGACGATCCTAAAATCAACTAAAAATAACCTAATAGTGTCATATCAGTCTCAATTCAAATATATATGACAGATaaactcaaacttgaagaaaaaactaacgtttttaaaataaataacaactAAAGAAAATACAATCAACAACATAACCAAAAGAAAATGAGACGAAAAACACGATGTTCCATACATAAACAACACTAATAATCATCTAAATCCCTCACTATCACCTCCAAATTGCGTCGGCATTTATGCTCCAGTCATCCGAGCATTCATGATATCGGATGACTGGAGCATAAAATCATCTATCACTTCAAAAGAACGCCCGGCTCCCATAAAAAACTCGTGGGCGGGTCCCATTTGGTGTTCCCGAGTTTTGATCCGAGCTCGAGTCTCCCGAACTCGTCTTCTCGTTCTCCATGTCCAATGGCAGCTTCATCTTCGCCAACGACTCCGTAAACTGCTGCATACTCTTCATGTACAAATCCACAAAATCTTGTTGCACCACTTTTTGATCCATCTCAAGATTCACCACACCCACAGGCTTGTTTGCCACGTCACCAACCGACCCATCTTTAACCGGGTCATCTTTAAGAGACGATTCCGATTCCGATTCTTGATTTCCGGATTCAAGTTTATCGGCAACAAAAGGAACGGAATCACATTGAGACCCATTAGTCGAGACACTTGTTGGAGGTGACTCAGGTTTGGTTTCGATCCCATGATCGAACCCAAACGATGCACCGTTTTCCGAACTAGTCTGATCATCTGTATCAGACGAGACTAAGCTCTCTGAACTAAGCCCGATATATTCCGACACCATCATCTCGTTTTCATTCGCAATTTTTGGATCCGGAAACTCGAGTTTATCCAAATCGGAAACCAGCGTGTCGGAATCTGGACATGAcggaatcggaatcggaatcTCAATCACATCCGGTGACACTCCGTTGTATGACAAAGAGAGATGAACGAAACCGGAAGGCGAGTGGAAAATATCATTCGTTGATAACGAGAACTCCTTCTCGACTTTCTTGAAGATAACATCGGAAAGTGGGATTACAGTGAAACCTAGCAATTGATCTTCGAGGTAATTCCGGACTCGGCTTAACATATATATTTCACATTTGATTGAAGTGTCAAGAGTGGGGACATCGATTGAAACCTTTTCGTTGAAAACGGGATTTTGTCCACCTCCATTTATTGTGTTTGTGGTGACGGATTTTTCGGGGTTGGTAGTGAGGGTAATTTTGGCATAAACATCTTGTTTGTGGTATATACAGATGTTTTGAATGTCTCTAGCTTGATGAACGTAGATATCGAGAACACCAAGGGATGGGTCGGGTTTTTTTGATGTGAATTCAGGGCTTTTTGGGGACTGATTGAGATTATGGCTTTTTGGGTCGGAGTAAATTGATGAGTTCTTCAATGGTGATACAACAGATTGTGGAGATTCCATGAATTTAATTACACCTGGAAAACATTGAAACATAATAATCAAGAAACTGTTTCTTCAGATCATGAAATTACAGAGCAATGACGTGTGCCTTTTGCATATGTTGATAAACAGAAAACTACAAAAGTATTCATGATTCAAGAACGCAACAGATTATGCAGCCAATCAATTACCAAAAAAATGTAATCATAGTTAACAACAcacaattcaaataattaaacTTCATGATCAACATAAAAATCTAACCTGGATTCTCAATTGGGAAACAGAATTCTCAAAAAGGGGAagcaaaaaccctaatttagatcACCTAAACTGTAAACACATGCATATATATAGAGACCCGCGAAATATTGTCAGAGCTCAAGTACGTACTGACCCCAATAGTTATTGGATGAACATAAACCCTATTTTGACTAAAGGATAGCACAAAACTCGATTCAATAAGCATATTCCAATAAAGTTAACTACTTTACCTCAAAGAACAAAACCTCAGAATCCAAGAGAGGAAAAACAGGGAAAAAGAGAAGCTAAAACGGTAGTAGATATAGATCCCTTTgaatcataaaataaaaaaccCATGAATTGTTAAAAGTCGATTGCACAGGAAAAGGATAAAGCAGAAAAGCATCAAAGATTGAGTAGAAAGTGTAGTCCTTTcttaccttttttttttaatcacCAGAGTCCAAGAAACTGCTGTAGAATGTTGGTGTTTGGATTCAATGAAATCTTTGGAGAAATCGAGCTCGAAAATGAGGAAAATTGGAGAGTGTGTATTGATTTTGAAGAATGAAGAAAATTATGCGATTGTGTGGTTGGATTTTGAGGGGGGTGGTGGGTATTCTTTTCAATAATCAAGTTCGAATTGTCTTCTTGTTAATAAAATAATGGTAGATTATGCTACCGACATGTTATGCAAAGAAAATTCAAGGAGTTTTTCAACCAAGTGGTGTGGCAATATAATCAGGTATAGTAATTAAGATataaatatttgaaaaaaaatcactttATGTTTAGTTTGAAAAATCTTATCATTATATACTTTTTAGAAAAagttcaaaaaatatatataattttcgtTCGATTTCATGACTTTCTAGTTgcaaaacttataaaaattgcTGAAATAGTTAGTTTTTCCATCTATAAAAAAATGCCTAAGTTTTATAATTCATCAACAAAATTCAACTTCTATTAGGCTATACGATAATACGAAGTGGTCACCATTAACCCACCGAAAAAGTGTTGTCACTTCTGTGCATGTCAGCTTCACCACCAACCATAAAACATTGAAAATGGTTACCACTACATaatattctttttttaattttttaacttttttaattttttgtaacactatattaaataaaaacataaataaattttttgaaaacacaaaaaaataaaatcacatttaattaattaaaaacatagaaatttaaaacctatattactaaaataaacataaaacataaaaaaataaaacaatacactacttaaaaaacataaaattttaaagCATAAAAAACCATTGAGAAACACTACTCGTGGTCGTCACCATACTTATTTGCCTCATTGTCACTGCATTCATCCTCTTCGTCTTCATCATCATTTTTCCCTTGGAATTGTCTTTCTCATATGTGCTCGGTTAAATCATGATGTATATTGTGATGTGTTTTACGGTTTTGTATTTCCAAAAACCTAAAAAACTATGTCGGGTTACCAACTTGTATTACTGCAGGTGGATTAAGTATGTCGTTCCCGATAT encodes:
- the LOC111888105 gene encoding uncharacterized protein LOC111888105, whose protein sequence is MESPQSVVSPLKNSSIYSDPKSHNLNQSPKSPEFTSKKPDPSLGVLDIYVHQARDIQNICIYHKQDVYAKITLTTNPEKSVTTNTINGGGQNPVFNEKVSIDVPTLDTSIKCEIYMLSRVRNYLEDQLLGFTVIPLSDVIFKKVEKEFSLSTNDIFHSPSGFVHLSLSYNGVSPDVIEIPIPIPSCPDSDTLVSDLDKLEFPDPKIANENEMMVSEYIGLSSESLVSSDTDDQTSSENGASFGFDHGIETKPESPPTSVSTNGSQCDSVPFVADKLESGNQESESESSLKDDPVKDGSVGDVANKPVGVVNLEMDQKVVQQDFVDLYMKSMQQFTESLAKMKLPLDMENEKTSSGDSSSDQNSGTPNGTRPRVFYGSRAFF